The genomic window GGCGGGTGGCATGGTCGATGACGGAGAAGACGGCCTAGGCGGAGGGAGTATGGTTAGTGTTTCCGGCCGGGCCAGTATGCCGATGCGGGGCCCCTGCTAAGGGAGGGGCAATGTTGCGGTGATAGGGAGTAGACAGGGTGGTAGGAGGAGTTGAGGGGGGTGCGGGCGGGAGAGGCAGGCGGGCATACTTGGGGCTGGATGTTCACGGTAAGCGGGGCACTGCCGGCGGCGAAACCCATCACGGTGGGCGCCAGTGGCCGGGCGAGGTGGACGAAGTGCTCTTGATCGACAGCCATGGCTAGGGATGCAACGGGCGTCGAGTGTTCCTTTGCGGATGGCGATGGAGTGATACAGTTCCCCAGCCGCAGGTCGCAGAAGATTGGCGGCAACCGATGGAGCAGGGACAAGTGAGTCGGGGCCGGGTCGTGAGGTCGGGCAAAGGGGTCGCCAGGCAAAACTGGAGCCTCTTTCTTTGCGAGCCTGTCCGGACTTGGATCTCGAATTTTGGTTTTGGCGGGTCCTGGTTGTGCGCGCCAAGATAAGCTGGCCGATAAGCCAAAGTGGTGTGCAAGGCAAGGCTGTGAGTCGCTGCAGGTCGAAAGTGGGGTAGTTAGACATGCGAGGGGTCTCCTACAACAGCGATCATTGGCTCTTGGCAGCTGGCCATTCCGCAAGGCTGAAAGATTTCATCAAGTCTCATTCCTCATTCTCATTTCACCTATCTTTTTTTGTCAGAGGGACCGCAACCCGCACACTGACATCTGAGGCCGAAACGGCCTCCAAATTCGACACAGCGTGAAACAATAACTCTAGTGCGATGGCACCAGATGGCCGGGCCGGGTTCCGCGGCGGGtcgagggggaggggagcaTTGAGAGGCAGAGGAGCAGGACCAGGACGGGGAAAGCGACGGGGAAAAGCCACGGCTCAAGAGCCGCCAAGTGCCCGGTTTCATCATGCCCGGTTGGCATCGCAAGAGTACGTTACCGTTCCCATACGGAAAAATTCACCCGTGTTCAGATTCAGAAATTGTTGACCGAACGGCAGCGAGTCGGAGGACGAGGCTGGGGAGGCGTCCGAAGATGAATCTGACGTCGGCGCCATGGAGTCGGGCTCGGAAGATGAGGAGGAGCAAAAACAGCCTGCTCAACCCTACATGAGCTTGATGCGCAGCCTCGTCGAAAGTGCGCCTCATAAGGCAAAGCGGCGGAAATTGGACCATGCTCCGGACGATGACAAGGTGGCGTCGAAGCCAGAACCTACGGTTGAGCCCGCTAAAGacgaggagggagaggaggaggagcgtgACGTCGACTTAGTCGAGGAGCCGGAGGAGGATCCGGCGGATGCACCGCCCGAAGACCTGTTCGATGAGGACGACAACCTGGACAGCTCCGACCCGTTCGAGGTGCACTTTGCCGACCCCAAAGAGGACGAGTTCCAGCCGAGGTTGAAGGCAGTCCAGGCCGGCAAGTGGCGCACGGAACGGGCAGCCGCCAAGTCGACGCGCATCTTCCTCAGCGTCCCCGACGTCGGCGATGCTGAAGGGAAGTCGTTGCCTGCACCTGTGTCGACATTATCCGATCTCAAGCTCAAGAAGAGACTGCATGAGGCTCTGGCGCCCAAGCACGCCAAgttcgacgaggtcgagcagACAATAGCGCCGATGCTATTCAACTACCAGGACCTGCTCTACTGCAACCGCACCGTTTCTGGGTCACAGAGCGTCAGGAGGATGGTCTGTCTCCACGCGCTGAACCACATCTTCAAGTGCGTAAGCCGCAAATTTCTCGCTGTAAGCACTGGTCTAACAACGTGACAGGACGCGTGACCGGGTTATTAAGAACAATGCGAGGATAGCCCGGACTGAGGGCAACGAAGATCTGGAGCTGAGAGACCAGGGCTTCACGCGCCCCAAGGTGCTGATGATCCTGCCAACGCGGCAGTCCTGCGTCAAGATGGTGGACATGATCGTCTCCATCTGCGAGCCGGATCAGCAGGAAAACAGGAAGCGGTTCGCAGACGGTTACATCGACAAACAATCCAAGTTCTCGGACGACAAGCCGGAGGACTTCAGAGACCTGTTCTCGGGtaacgacgacgacatgTTCCGGCTGGGCCTGAAGTTCACTCGAAAGACGATCAAGTACTTCTCGCAGTTCTACAACTCGGACATCATCTTTGCCAGCCCGCTGGGCCTCCGCATGGCCATCGGCTCCgaagaggagaagaaggTTGACTTCGACTTCCTCAGCTCGATCGagctcgtcatcgtcgaccAGGCCGACGCACTGCTGATGCAGAATTGGGAGCACGTCGAGTTCATCTTCGAGCACCTCAACATCCAGCCCAAGGACGCCCACGGCTGCGACTTCAGCCGCGTCCGCAGCTGGTACCTGGACGACCAAGCCAAGTACTTCCGCCAGACGGCCATCTTCAGCGCCTTCAACACgcccgagctggccgagctggtccGCGCGCACTGCCACAACTGGGCCGGCAAGGCCCGGCTGCAGCAGGAGTGCCCGGGCGTGATCCAGCACCTCGGCGTGAAGGCGCGCCAGACGTTCAGCCGCTTCGAGGCGGCCTCGATCGCGGCCGACCCGGACGCGCGGTTCGCCTACTTCACCAAGGCGATCCTGCCGGTGCTGGCGAAGCACAAGGCGCgggacgccggcggcacgctCGTCTTCATCCCGTCGTACCTCGACTTCGTCCGCGTGCGCAACTACTTCGCCAAcaacccggccgccgcgcacaTCAGCTTCGGCGCCATCTCCGAGTACACCGACGTGCCCGAGGCGATGCGCGCCCGGTCGCACTTCCTCACGGGGCGCCACAAGGTGCTGCTGTACACGGAGCGCGCGCACCACTTCCGCCGGTACCAGATCCGCGGCGTCCGGCGCGTGGTCATGTACGGGCTGCCGGACAACCCGCTCTTCTACCGGGAGATCGCGGGCGGCTGCCTGCAGAAGAGCgagcaggcgctgctgctggagccCGGGCAGGGGGCGGTGCGGGTCATGTTCTCCAGGTACGACGTGATGAAGCTGGAGCGGGTCGTCGGCACGGCCAGGGTGGGCAAGATGATCCACGAGCAGGGCGATACCTTTGATTTTGTCTAGGCGGGGTTTTCCGTGGGAATGCGTGTGTTGAAACAGCTAGTAGATTGATGGTGCAAACGGTCTGCCCGGGACGCCAAATTGGAAAGAAAGAGGGAAAAAACCGCCATGGCTCCCCGTATCGTACTCGTATATGCAAGTTCCATGATGTACAGAGCTTTGCTCTCATAACACTTACACTTCCTTCTAGCCACCCATCCCGCCCAAACGAGAGAGAACAAAAATGCCAAAGCAAGAGAAACAAAAAGTACAGTTCAGCAGCCCCACACAAACATGCTCCTATcgtgacgatgacgacgacgacgacgacgacgaggatgatgaCGACTCCGACTGCGACGCCAACGTCATGGCCTCAATCTTGCCGACCATCTCCTCGAACCGGTCGCGCCCGTCAGCGCGGAAGCGCGTCACCTTGGCGATGTTCTTCTGCGTCAGGTCGGTGTGCCGCTTGCCCAGCAGGCGGTCGCgcgcgacggccgccgccgtcatggCGAAGCGCATGTCCTTGGGCCCGTCCACCAGCTCCAGgatcgcgctcggcgcctGGTCGTACTTGTCCTTGGGCTCCGTCCGCAGCACCCGCGTGTACCCGCCCGGCCGGTGCAGGTACCGCTCCCGCAGCTCGCCGAAGAGCTTGGGCATCAGCTCGTGCGCGTTCTGTTGAGCAGGGTTGGGGGTGGTGGTCAGACTGGTTCTGGTGAAAGAGAGAGAGTGAGAGGACGGGTAAGGTAGGTACGCACGAAGAGGATCCCCTGCGCTTTCCTCCGCGCCGGCTCGTTGTTCTTCTTGGCTTGGGTGATcagcttctcggccagccgctgggcctccttcgccttggGCCAGGTCGTGTGGATCGACTCGTGCTTGATCAGCGAGGTCACCAGgttgcgcagcagcgccttgCGGTGCGCCGAGTCGCGCGACAGCTGCCGGTATTTCATGTGCCCGCCCGCCATGGTGGGCTGTGTTTCTCTTGTCGATGCGAAACGCAGGTGGAATTGGTCTTGGGTCGGCGGTGCGGTAGGAGGAGAGCTGTCGTGGGATTGGGGGCTAACTATCGTGGATGGTGCTCACGAAGTTTTTGGACCCCTGTCACGGAGGTAGTGTAGCAGCAGCGaagggtcgtcgttaaagaggtcccgccaagactaatttcggagactgccgcgtacaagtaattacaaatcgccaagggtgagcgaggccgccacgacttcgaacatcaacaatgtaaAATCGcaagactcgtagcaacaacaactttacgatacctcaaccaaatcgaaaaaaaaagaaaccaaggataacccgtactctaactataacctGTATCCTcaccttaacctaaatcctaactagcggggggctagtGCCGCCCTCCGTAtccccggcgaactaacctttggcgatagtgcaaaccccgtggcgatcttggcgacgtATTGacggtgtaaaaacattgccgacaattggccgaaattagtcttggcgggacctctttaacgtctacccaGCGAAGCCGGCAGCACGGGCCACTGCAAGTCCCACTGCCGATTCCTTACCGCCGCAGCGGGCCCCACTGGCGTTGGGGGACTCCGACCACTTTCGACCTACGTCATCAATCAGGTAGGGGATAGGGCCTGAATTTAGGCCGATCTCACCACCGAGAGCACCTGCAACAGACGATCCATGGAATGAAGCCTTCCAGCGTACAAATCAAGACAAATTGATTTGGTACTCCGTACAATGGGTTTCGTCGCCGGCTTCGTATGGCACTCCTCCCCTCTCCTGCCCTCTTCCTCTCAAACCTCTCTCAACTAACAGGAACCTCCAAAAAACAAAAAAAGACAGGCGGCGTAACCCTGACCCTCTCGCTCACCTACCTAGCACTACTCACGCACGCGCGAAACCGGGAAGCGCAGTCGGCCGTGCTGCGCGCGCAGATCTCGAcgctcgacgcgctcgtcCCGCCCGACCCcgcccaccaccgccgccgccgcaacgCCACCGTGCTCCTGCCCGACGGCACCTACCGCCCGCGCGAGAGCCTGGCGCAGtacgagcgcgagcgcgcgcgcgccggccccgTCGGCTCACTCGTCGAGACCGCCAAGACCCGCTGGAACGGCGAGGTGCTGGCTGCCGTGCGGTGGGCGCAGGAGAAGGATTGGGGGCGGGtgcgcgaggaggcggaggagggggttGCGAGGTTACTTGGAGTGGAGTTGTCGCGGGAGCCGGTCCCGGTGGAGGAACAGGGTGCTGAGAGGGCGGTGAGGACGCAAGAAGGGGGCGGCGAAGGGCGACACGAGGCGGCTCACAAGGTGAgcgaggcgctgcagcacGCGCGGGAGAAGACGGCGGTTGTTGCGCGGGCGATGGGGCAGGAGGCGAAGGAGGTCGTGTCCGAGGCGCGGGAGGTGGTAGCGACGGGCGtggagaaggccgaggaggcggttGCGAAGCGGATGGGGAAGGCGCATGATTTCGTGGAGAGGACAAAGGGGGCGGCACATCTCGCCGAGGACAAGGCTGAGGCGAAGGCCGATGCCAAGCTGCTCCATGTTTCCGACATTGAGAAGGCGCTGGCGGAAAGATACGACAGTGCACGGCGGGAGGAGCGGATGAAGAGGAGTGTGCAGGAGGTATTAAACGAGCGGTACATCCCCATGGACCAGCGGGATAACTCTCAGCTGCGGCTAGTATAATCAGTCGCCGCTTGCTGGTCGGAAGGGCTGCTGCTCCGTGGTCGCGGACTATGTTGATACAGCAAGCGGACGAAACGTTGAACGATCCGTGGGCCCAAGGGCAGCCTCATGAACGCTGGCTTCTGCCAGCGCTTAATATGCGAGTCCAGTACTGTATTCTATCACCGGCACCCCCGGAGGTCGCGGGTTGAATCCCTGCCCGTCAACCCCAAGTCGGGGTTTTCGAAGCTGGCCGCCTCCCATCGCACCGGCGAAGGGGGTCGGCCAGTGAGATCTCTGTGTTCAAATGTTATCTGTATCTGACTCTGCCTGTATTCATCCTTCTATAGCCAATGTTACCCCAAGTTACACCAACTGGACCCCGCAACGCCGTGGGAACGACACCGCGACAGCACGTACTCAAACTTCTTCAACCAAGGATTCACTCCGGTAGGGAGCACTTGGCCTCCAACCACTTCGCAAACTTGACGACCGGCACATCCACAGCCCGCCAAAACACATCGGCCGCCCATATGACGACCGGCACGACGAACAGCGACGCCAGGAAAAAACCTCCAGCATACGCCCTGCCCTCGACGCCCGTCAGTCCCCACGCCCACCGCTCGATGGCGTAGCCAACTGTGTGCAGTACCGGACCGTGCATCAAATAAATAGCATAGCTGATCTTGCCAAAGTACTGCACCGCCGGCAGCGTGAAGAAGCGCTGCCACCACGCCGACCGTCCCACGGCGAGCACGAAGAGGATAGCCCCCACGCTCTGCCAGTACCGGTGCTCGTCCTTCCACCACTTGGGAATCAAGCTCGTGAGGTACACCCACCCGggcgcctggccgccgtcctcgtcgggctGCGACATCAAGTAGAGCCCCACGATGCTGACCGCCATCCACACCGTGCGCTTCGTCGTGAACCGCCTCACCAGCCGCCCCGGCGCAGGCGACGCCGCAACCGGGAGCGCACCCGCCCCGGCCAGCC from Thermothielavioides terrestris NRRL 8126 chromosome 1, complete sequence includes these protein-coding regions:
- a CDS encoding mitochondrial 54S ribosomal protein YmL8 — translated: MAGGHMKYRQLSRDSAHRKALLRNLVTSLIKHESIHTTWPKAKEAQRLAEKLITQAKKNNEPARRKAQGILFNAHELMPKLFGELRERYLHRPGGYTRVLRTEPKDKYDQAPSAILELVDGPKDMRFAMTAAAVARDRLLGKRHTDLTQKNIAKVTRFRADGRDRFEEMVGKIEAMTLASQSESSSSSSSSSSSSSSR